The following proteins come from a genomic window of Hymenobacter canadensis:
- a CDS encoding erythromycin esterase family protein, protein MGQDTAVFAGVPQATVSLGEAAVFPEFEAGFYDNQLFLLGEAHGTERPQEIDLALLQHLNQRTGVRTYVGEIDCAKAYFLNEYLRTGQEATLDLVFRSWQAEGSQWANTALRAKFQRLRSWNQTLPAKRRIRVLGIDQLQDLPLAADYLKVLTRGLALQPAVRAQLDSVATWLQRTEGAQAAAGATRAVRALATSKSGKELFDLTHLLRNVAYDRRNMTVREQNIFANFRELYQGLHLEREKLYGMWGLAHVLQSPLEGGTTLFAGLVRQSDLPVRDKVVSLLCVFSECQLLMPTSSLPAAWQAPGQRFTPTDKFNHDGPLTRIVGLEELKRRTQPGSSTIFQLNAPAAAANRQPIRVTYAPGIPAGQQIRFRSDLPNTAYVQYLVLVRNSRALTPLVP, encoded by the coding sequence ATGGGACAGGACACGGCGGTATTCGCGGGTGTTCCGCAAGCCACGGTTTCTCTTGGGGAGGCCGCCGTGTTTCCGGAGTTTGAGGCGGGCTTTTATGATAATCAGTTGTTTCTACTGGGGGAAGCACATGGTACGGAGCGGCCGCAGGAAATTGACCTGGCCTTACTACAGCACCTGAACCAGCGGACGGGCGTGCGGACGTACGTGGGGGAAATAGACTGTGCTAAGGCGTACTTCCTGAATGAGTACCTGCGCACCGGCCAGGAGGCAACCCTGGATCTGGTTTTCCGCAGCTGGCAGGCCGAGGGCTCGCAGTGGGCCAACACGGCCCTGCGTGCCAAGTTTCAGCGGCTGCGTAGCTGGAACCAGACGTTGCCGGCTAAGCGCCGGATTCGGGTGCTGGGTATTGACCAGTTACAGGATCTGCCCTTGGCCGCCGATTATCTGAAGGTACTGACGCGCGGCTTGGCTTTGCAGCCGGCAGTGCGGGCGCAGCTCGATTCGGTAGCCACTTGGTTGCAACGGACGGAAGGCGCTCAGGCGGCGGCCGGGGCTACGCGAGCCGTGCGGGCATTGGCAACGAGTAAATCCGGCAAGGAGCTGTTCGATCTAACGCATCTGCTGCGTAACGTGGCTTACGACCGGCGCAACATGACGGTGCGCGAGCAGAATATCTTCGCCAATTTCCGGGAGCTGTACCAAGGGCTGCACCTGGAGCGGGAGAAGCTGTACGGTATGTGGGGGCTGGCGCACGTGCTGCAAAGCCCACTGGAGGGCGGAACGACGCTGTTTGCCGGGCTGGTGCGCCAGAGCGATTTGCCGGTGCGGGATAAGGTGGTGTCGTTGCTGTGCGTGTTTTCTGAGTGTCAGCTACTCATGCCGACCAGTTCTCTGCCCGCCGCCTGGCAGGCTCCCGGCCAGCGGTTTACGCCCACCGATAAGTTCAACCACGACGGTCCTCTGACGCGGATTGTGGGTCTGGAAGAACTGAAGCGCCGCACGCAGCCGGGCAGCAGCACCATTTTCCAGCTGAACGCCCCGGCGGCCGCGGCCAACCGGCAGCCTATCCGGGTGACGTACGCGCCGGGCATTCCGGCGGGCCAGCAAATAAGGTTCAGAAGCGACCTGCCGAACACGGCGTACGTGCAATATCTGGTGCTGGTGCGTAATTCGCGGGCGCTTACGCCGTTGGTGCCGTAG
- a CDS encoding LytR/AlgR family response regulator transcription factor: MNILILEDEELAARQTVQFLRQAGAVAETEAPPPVLRSVEKALTWLQNHDMPDLIFSDIELLDGNVFLLYERFTVTCPIIFTTAYDQFLLPAFRGNGIAYLLKPFTYEQFQEALAKYHGLKTSLGSPVPAPVLTPEVLRELSQALRQNSLPQYKQRFSVRMRNGLYVLQVDDVAYVQADEGVTFAVDAAGVRYPLSGTLTELERQLDPARFGRLNRSELVNIAFVERVEPYFNNRLAVRLRGKPDLTLITSAAQTPEFRRWLEG; encoded by the coding sequence ATGAACATTCTGATTCTGGAAGACGAGGAGCTGGCCGCGCGCCAGACGGTGCAGTTTCTGCGGCAGGCCGGCGCGGTGGCCGAAACCGAGGCCCCGCCGCCCGTGCTGCGGAGCGTGGAAAAGGCCCTAACGTGGCTGCAAAACCACGACATGCCCGACCTGATTTTCTCCGACATTGAGCTGCTGGACGGCAACGTGTTCCTGCTCTACGAGCGGTTTACGGTGACCTGCCCCATCATCTTCACCACCGCCTACGACCAGTTTCTGCTGCCCGCTTTTCGGGGTAACGGCATTGCGTATCTGCTCAAACCCTTCACCTACGAGCAGTTTCAGGAAGCTTTGGCCAAATACCACGGCCTGAAAACCAGTCTGGGCAGTCCTGTACCGGCCCCGGTTCTGACGCCCGAGGTGCTGCGCGAGCTAAGCCAGGCGTTGCGCCAAAACAGCCTGCCCCAGTACAAGCAGCGGTTTTCGGTGCGGATGCGCAACGGCCTGTACGTGCTGCAGGTGGACGACGTGGCCTACGTGCAGGCCGACGAGGGCGTGACCTTTGCCGTGGACGCGGCCGGCGTGCGCTACCCACTCAGCGGCACGCTCACGGAGCTGGAGCGCCAGCTCGACCCCGCCCGCTTCGGCCGCCTCAACCGTTCGGAGCTGGTGAACATTGCGTTTGTGGAGCGCGTGGAGCCGTACTTCAACAACCGGCTGGCCGTGCGGCTGCGAGGCAAGCCCGACCTCACCCTCATCACCAGCGCCGCCCAGACGCCGGAGTTCCGCCGGTGGCTGGAAGGGTAG
- a CDS encoding sensor histidine kinase yields MKLSGLRQWSPGSDGKLVGGYWAVVVPVLLLQYVADTGWMWWRVLPVVAVTVLLDTAMVAVLVERFLPLFLSRKWWRGLVQLPVLLLLSGGLYLVLYGCLLGHRIDLSGGRLVLGVVAHAKSYGLLAVLLTGKRYVGLQQMLLRTRQAQTESELRNLKAQLDPHFLFNNLNVLRGLIQHDPAEAHEFLNRFAALYRFLIRYKDEDVVPLSEELQFAQEYIYLLRHRFGAAYEFREEIAASANLGQLLVVPGTLQLLVENAIKHNAGDEENPLVITIVVAPVALTVSHPHRPKLTAVESMGTGLANLRERYRLLFGRSIEVAQSPILFTVTVPVVPLGKTGPLAQRTHA; encoded by the coding sequence ATGAAACTTTCCGGTTTGCGCCAGTGGAGCCCCGGCTCCGATGGCAAGCTGGTGGGCGGCTACTGGGCCGTGGTGGTGCCGGTGCTGCTGCTGCAATACGTGGCCGATACGGGCTGGATGTGGTGGCGGGTGCTGCCGGTGGTGGCCGTGACGGTGCTGCTGGATACGGCCATGGTGGCCGTGCTGGTAGAGCGGTTTCTGCCACTGTTCCTGAGCCGGAAGTGGTGGCGGGGGCTGGTGCAACTGCCGGTGCTGCTGCTGCTGAGCGGCGGATTGTACCTAGTGTTGTACGGATGTCTGCTGGGGCACCGCATCGATTTATCGGGTGGGCGGCTTGTGCTGGGGGTGGTGGCCCACGCCAAAAGCTACGGGCTGCTGGCCGTGCTGCTCACTGGCAAACGGTACGTGGGGTTGCAGCAGATGCTGCTACGCACCCGTCAGGCCCAGACCGAAAGTGAGCTGCGCAACCTCAAGGCCCAGCTCGATCCGCATTTTCTGTTCAACAACCTCAATGTGCTGCGCGGCCTGATTCAGCACGACCCGGCGGAGGCCCACGAGTTTCTGAACCGCTTTGCCGCACTGTACCGGTTTCTTATCCGCTACAAAGACGAGGACGTGGTGCCGCTGAGCGAGGAGCTGCAGTTCGCCCAGGAATACATCTACCTGCTGCGGCACCGTTTCGGGGCGGCGTATGAGTTTCGGGAGGAAATAGCCGCCAGCGCCAATTTGGGGCAGCTGCTGGTGGTGCCCGGTACGCTGCAGCTACTGGTGGAAAACGCCATCAAGCACAACGCCGGCGACGAGGAAAACCCGCTGGTCATCACCATTGTGGTAGCGCCGGTGGCCCTGACGGTTTCGCACCCGCACCGGCCCAAGCTCACGGCCGTCGAGTCGATGGGGACGGGGCTGGCCAACCTGCGCGAGCGGTACCGGCTGCTGTTTGGCCGCAGCATTGAGGTAGCGCAAAGCCCCATTCTCTTTACCGTGACGGTGCCGGTAGTGCCACTGGGAAAAACCGGGCCGTTGGCTCAACGCACACACGCATGA
- the rplQ gene encoding 50S ribosomal protein L17 translates to MRHGKTINHLGRTASHRNAMLSNMASSLILHKRITTTVAKAKALRKFVEPLLTKAKNDTTHSRRLVFAVLEQKDVLKELFGDVAAKIATRPGGYTRIIKLSETRLGDNSQMCIIELVDYNETMLEAKTAGEAKTTTRRSRGKKKADTTTAEGESSAEVVAEKPAKKAKAATTEVSAPEDTATETLKDGETREERAAE, encoded by the coding sequence ATGCGTCACGGTAAAACCATCAACCACCTCGGCCGCACGGCCTCGCACCGCAACGCCATGCTTTCGAACATGGCCTCGTCGCTGATCCTGCACAAGCGCATCACCACGACCGTTGCCAAAGCCAAAGCCCTGCGCAAGTTTGTAGAGCCCCTGCTGACCAAAGCCAAGAACGACACGACGCACTCGCGCCGCCTCGTATTTGCCGTACTGGAGCAGAAGGACGTGTTGAAAGAGCTGTTTGGCGACGTAGCTGCTAAAATTGCTACCCGTCCCGGCGGCTACACCCGCATCATCAAGCTGAGCGAAACCCGTCTGGGTGACAACTCGCAGATGTGCATCATCGAGTTGGTTGACTACAACGAAACCATGCTGGAAGCCAAGACGGCCGGCGAAGCAAAAACCACTACCCGTCGTTCGCGCGGCAAGAAAAAAGCTGATACGACTACTGCTGAAGGCGAGTCGTCGGCTGAGGTAGTGGCTGAGAAGCCTGCCAAGAAAGCCAAGGCTGCCACTACGGAGGTTTCGGCCCCCGAGGATACGGCTACCGAAACGCTGAAAGACGGCGAAACCCGCGAGGAGAGAGCTGCCGAGTAG
- a CDS encoding anhydro-N-acetylmuramic acid kinase, whose product MNAHLHRLCQLAQQPSRRIIGLMSGTSLDGLDVALCRLHGHGPATRLELEHFTTVPYDDDVRRRIRAVFAGGPTGQISLEHLTLLNPWLGALHADMVLACLRDWQLAPTEVDLVASHGQTVYHAPAHQYQHPDFTGLNATLQLGDGDQVAVRTGIITLSDFRQKHIAAGGEGAPLAAYGDYLLLSSPTEERLLLNLGGIANFTYLPRTGHDASAAFSTDTGPGNTLLDATVRARCGLPYDENGRLALAGRIHALLLQALLEHPFFGASLPKTTGPELFGPEYLQQAQQRTGTENLGTEDLLATLVELSAAGVARAAQQVFGEQPALAVYCSGGGAHNPALQAALQRHLPHCRFATTDALGVLPDAKEAILFAVLANEAVAGQPVSIGAGRQRVPAVSMGKISLPG is encoded by the coding sequence ATGAACGCACACCTCCACCGCCTTTGCCAGCTAGCGCAGCAGCCCAGCCGGCGCATCATCGGCCTGATGTCGGGAACTTCGCTGGACGGGCTGGATGTGGCACTGTGCCGGCTGCACGGCCACGGCCCGGCTACCCGGCTGGAGCTGGAGCATTTCACTACCGTACCCTACGATGACGACGTGCGCCGCCGCATCCGGGCGGTGTTTGCGGGCGGCCCCACGGGCCAGATCAGCCTTGAGCATCTGACGCTGCTCAATCCCTGGCTGGGCGCGCTACACGCGGATATGGTGCTGGCCTGCCTGCGCGACTGGCAGCTGGCCCCCACGGAAGTGGACCTTGTAGCCAGCCACGGCCAGACCGTCTACCACGCCCCTGCCCACCAGTACCAGCACCCAGATTTCACGGGCCTGAACGCCACGCTGCAGCTCGGCGACGGCGACCAGGTAGCGGTGCGCACCGGTATCATCACGCTCAGCGACTTCCGGCAGAAACACATTGCGGCCGGCGGCGAAGGCGCCCCCCTGGCCGCTTACGGCGACTATCTGCTGCTCAGCAGCCCGACCGAGGAACGGCTGCTGCTCAACCTGGGCGGCATTGCCAACTTCACCTACCTGCCCCGCACCGGCCACGATGCCAGCGCCGCCTTCAGCACCGACACCGGCCCCGGCAACACCCTGCTCGACGCCACCGTGCGGGCCCGCTGTGGCCTGCCCTATGATGAGAATGGGCGCCTGGCACTGGCCGGGCGCATCCACGCACTGCTGCTGCAGGCACTGCTGGAGCATCCGTTTTTTGGGGCTTCGCTGCCCAAAACCACCGGCCCGGAGCTGTTCGGGCCCGAATATCTGCAGCAGGCTCAGCAGCGCACCGGCACTGAGAACTTAGGCACCGAAGATCTACTGGCCACGCTGGTGGAGCTGAGTGCCGCCGGCGTTGCCCGGGCGGCCCAACAGGTGTTTGGCGAGCAGCCGGCGCTGGCAGTCTACTGCAGCGGTGGCGGCGCCCACAATCCGGCGCTGCAGGCGGCATTACAGCGTCACCTCCCTCACTGCCGTTTCGCCACTACCGATGCTTTGGGCGTGCTGCCTGACGCCAAAGAAGCCATCCTGTTTGCAGTGCTGGCCAATGAAGCCGTGGCTGGCCAGCCGGTTTCGATTGGCGCGGGCCGTCAGCGCGTGCCGGCCGTAAGTATGGGGAAGATTTCGCTCCCGGGGTGA
- the eno gene encoding phosphopyruvate hydratase, protein MSIITEIHARQIFDSRGNPTIEVDVTTESGTVGRAAVPSGASTGKHEAVELRDNDKSKYMGKGVLQAVENVNSKIAEELIGFSVFEQGLLDKIMLEMDGTPNKANLGANAILGASLAIARAAAQEAGMPLYRYVGGVNATTLPVPMMNILNGGSHADNSIDFQEFMIMPVGAPSFSEALRWGTEIFHHLKEVLKKQGFSTNVGDEGGFAPNIKSNEDAIKIVLQAIEKAGYKPGDDVMIAMDAAASEFYSDGHYHFKKSTGDKLTSSEMVNYWTDWTKKYPIISIEDGMDEDDWSGWKALTESIGSTTQLVGDDLFVTNVNRLQRGIDEQIANAILIKVNQIGTLSETIDAINLGRRNGYKSIMSHRSGETEDNTIADLAVALNTGQIKTGSASRSDRMSKYNQLLRIEEELGEVAYFPGRKM, encoded by the coding sequence ATGAGCATTATCACCGAAATCCACGCCCGGCAGATTTTCGATTCGCGCGGCAACCCGACCATTGAGGTAGATGTGACCACCGAAAGCGGCACCGTAGGCCGCGCAGCGGTTCCTTCGGGCGCCAGCACCGGCAAGCACGAAGCCGTGGAGCTGCGCGACAACGACAAGAGCAAGTACATGGGCAAAGGTGTGCTGCAGGCCGTGGAAAACGTGAACAGCAAGATTGCCGAAGAGCTGATCGGTTTCTCGGTGTTCGAGCAGGGTTTGCTCGACAAGATCATGCTGGAAATGGACGGCACGCCTAACAAAGCAAACCTGGGCGCCAACGCCATTCTGGGTGCTTCGCTGGCCATTGCCCGCGCCGCGGCGCAGGAAGCCGGCATGCCGCTCTACCGCTATGTGGGCGGCGTAAATGCCACCACGCTGCCCGTACCGATGATGAACATCCTCAACGGCGGCTCGCACGCCGACAACAGCATCGACTTCCAGGAATTCATGATTATGCCCGTGGGTGCTCCGTCGTTCTCGGAGGCGTTGCGCTGGGGCACCGAAATCTTCCACCACCTCAAGGAAGTGCTCAAAAAGCAGGGCTTCAGCACCAACGTGGGTGACGAAGGCGGCTTTGCCCCGAACATCAAGAGTAACGAAGACGCCATCAAGATTGTACTGCAGGCCATCGAGAAGGCCGGCTACAAGCCCGGCGACGACGTGATGATTGCCATGGACGCCGCGGCTTCCGAGTTCTACTCCGACGGCCACTACCACTTCAAGAAGAGCACCGGCGACAAGCTGACCTCGTCGGAGATGGTGAATTACTGGACCGACTGGACCAAGAAGTACCCCATCATCAGCATCGAGGATGGTATGGATGAGGATGACTGGAGCGGCTGGAAGGCTCTCACCGAAAGCATCGGTAGCACCACCCAGCTCGTGGGCGACGACCTGTTCGTGACCAACGTAAACCGCCTGCAGCGCGGTATCGATGAGCAGATTGCCAACGCCATCCTCATCAAGGTAAACCAGATCGGTACGCTCTCCGAAACGATTGACGCCATCAACCTGGGCCGCCGCAACGGCTACAAGAGCATCATGAGCCACCGCTCGGGCGAGACGGAGGACAACACCATTGCCGACCTGGCCGTGGCCCTGAACACCGGCCAGATCAAGACCGGCTCGGCCTCGCGCTCCGACCGGATGTCGAAGTACAACCAGCTGCTCCGCATCGAGGAAGAGCTGGGCGAAGTAGCCTACTTCCCCGGCCGCAAGATGTAA
- the hscA gene encoding Fe-S protein assembly chaperone HscA, translated as MAKVAINLSTGSIQQEEIIVGIDLGTTNSLVAYIQPDTRQPRAINDQGRGTIVPSVVHFPQGGETPIVGTDAKQYLLTDSENTIYSVKRLLGKSYKDLGEHARELGYKVIDDNSEGLVKIRVGDKFYSPVELSAEILRELRARAEHALKTPVNKAVITVPAYFNDSQRQATRDAGRLAGLEVLRIVNEPTAAALAYGIGLSPDDEKTVAVYDLGGGTFDVSILRIQQGIFEVLSTNGDTYLGGDDLDRAIYDHWATEYQLSTTLFQSAETQQQLRLLAEEAKKQLSQHDTFEADFNGTTLPLSKAKFNELIGPMVERTIDSCRQALADANFTPQSLDAVLLVGGSTRVPLVYDSVSEFFQQPANSSLNPDEVVALGAAIQADILAGNRRDVLLLDVTPLTLGIETLGGLMDPIIPRNSKIPTKAGRQYTTSVDGQVNLKISVYQGERDLVQENRKLAEFDLRGIPAMPAGLPKVDVNFILNADGILKVEAVELRSNTRQAVEIKPQYGLTDEQVEQMLMDSLTHAREDVAARMVIEARTVAEQMLYQVERFVEKNQLHLSEDEITQTAAATQRLRESLETRDKDTILKAVDELEALTSPYAERVMNISIKQAMTGKKIE; from the coding sequence ATGGCCAAAGTCGCAATCAACCTCTCCACCGGGAGCATACAGCAGGAAGAAATCATCGTTGGCATCGACCTGGGCACCACCAACTCGCTGGTGGCCTACATCCAGCCCGACACCCGCCAGCCCCGCGCCATCAACGACCAGGGCCGCGGTACCATCGTGCCGTCGGTGGTGCACTTTCCGCAGGGCGGCGAAACGCCCATCGTCGGCACCGACGCCAAGCAATACCTGCTCACCGACTCCGAAAACACGATTTACTCGGTGAAGCGCCTGCTGGGCAAGAGCTACAAAGACCTCGGCGAGCACGCCCGCGAGTTGGGCTACAAGGTCATCGACGACAACTCGGAAGGCCTGGTGAAAATCCGAGTCGGCGACAAGTTCTACTCCCCCGTCGAGCTGTCGGCCGAGATTCTGCGGGAGCTGCGGGCCCGCGCCGAGCACGCCCTGAAAACGCCCGTCAACAAGGCCGTGATTACGGTGCCAGCTTACTTCAACGACTCGCAGCGCCAGGCCACCCGCGACGCCGGCCGTCTGGCGGGCCTGGAGGTGCTGCGCATCGTGAATGAGCCCACGGCGGCCGCGCTGGCCTACGGCATTGGCCTGAGCCCCGACGACGAGAAAACCGTGGCCGTGTACGACCTCGGTGGCGGCACCTTCGACGTGAGCATTCTGCGCATTCAGCAGGGCATTTTTGAGGTACTGAGCACCAACGGCGACACCTACCTGGGCGGCGACGACCTGGACCGCGCCATCTACGACCACTGGGCCACCGAATACCAGCTCTCCACGACGCTTTTCCAGAGCGCCGAAACCCAGCAGCAGCTCCGTCTGCTGGCCGAGGAAGCCAAAAAGCAGCTCAGCCAGCATGACACCTTCGAGGCAGACTTCAACGGCACCACACTGCCGCTGAGCAAGGCGAAGTTCAACGAGCTGATTGGACCCATGGTGGAGCGCACCATCGACAGCTGCCGTCAGGCTCTTGCCGACGCAAATTTCACGCCCCAAAGCCTCGACGCCGTGCTGCTGGTAGGCGGTTCTACGCGGGTGCCGCTGGTCTACGATTCGGTGTCGGAGTTCTTCCAGCAGCCCGCCAACAGCTCTCTCAACCCCGACGAAGTGGTAGCGCTGGGCGCCGCCATCCAGGCCGACATCCTGGCCGGCAACCGCCGCGACGTACTGCTGCTCGACGTGACGCCGCTTACGCTCGGCATCGAAACCCTGGGCGGCCTGATGGACCCCATCATCCCGCGCAACTCCAAAATCCCGACCAAGGCCGGCCGCCAATACACCACCAGCGTGGACGGGCAGGTGAACCTGAAGATTTCGGTGTACCAAGGTGAGCGGGATTTGGTGCAGGAAAACCGCAAGCTGGCCGAGTTCGATTTGCGCGGCATTCCGGCCATGCCCGCCGGCCTGCCCAAGGTCGATGTGAACTTCATCCTGAACGCCGACGGTATTCTGAAAGTAGAAGCCGTTGAATTGCGCTCAAACACGCGCCAGGCTGTGGAAATCAAGCCTCAGTACGGCCTCACCGATGAGCAAGTGGAGCAGATGCTGATGGACTCGCTCACGCACGCCCGCGAAGACGTGGCGGCCCGCATGGTGATTGAAGCCCGCACCGTGGCCGAGCAGATGCTCTACCAGGTGGAGCGGTTCGTGGAGAAAAACCAGCTGCACCTCTCCGAAGACGAAATCACGCAGACGGCTGCCGCCACCCAGCGCCTGCGCGAGTCGCTGGAAACCCGCGACAAAGACACCATCCTGAAAGCCGTCGACGAACTCGAAGCCCTCACCAGCCCCTACGCCGAGCGGGTGATGAACATCTCCATCAAGCAGGCCATGACCGGCAAGAAAATCGAGTAG
- a CDS encoding FtsB family cell division protein, producing MQLSDLTARVPRFLRSFYFYTGLGFLVWMFLFDSNDLLKQYDMYAKLQELQTEKQYYLDNIDVVKRERAELLSSPELLEKFAREKYIMKRPGEDVFVLVPQAEE from the coding sequence ATGCAACTCTCTGATCTGACGGCGCGCGTGCCGCGCTTTCTGCGCAGCTTCTACTTCTACACCGGGCTGGGTTTTCTGGTCTGGATGTTCCTTTTCGACTCTAATGACCTGCTGAAGCAGTACGACATGTACGCCAAGCTGCAGGAACTGCAAACAGAGAAGCAATACTACCTCGACAATATAGACGTGGTGAAGCGCGAGCGGGCCGAGCTGCTGAGCAGCCCCGAGTTGCTGGAGAAATTTGCGCGGGAAAAGTACATCATGAAACGCCCCGGCGAAGACGTATTCGTGCTCGTGCCCCAGGCCGAAGAATAG